The following coding sequences lie in one Candidatus Eremiobacterota bacterium genomic window:
- a CDS encoding S9 family peptidase, producing the protein MLVLAAVFLTLADFHHSTSIQDAQISPDGRIVAYVQGVPDFATDKYQDELLAVSVLGGAPQRIASGRPMLSSPRWSPAGTTIAYLATPKGGTAQVFVIAARGGTPYQLTHAKSDVEQFAWSPDGAQIAYVAQDVANSGSGVRVQSLFDVHNDGYLTSERPEPSHIWLISARGGTPRRLTAGSWSVLEAAPPFVGAPTDPAWSYDGRSIVFAKQADADDSDSDLSTVASVDVRTGAIAALGSHPKYEYEPVASADADAVAYLSPVGPGPISRLGVFVRRNGSQSDVTSGFDADVVQAVFVPKSDALLMLAPRGAIMGLWIQRPGNLPERIALGTLAPSSFSVARNGTIAFIASRNDLPSEVYVTSVRGAAPRRLTFAQRYFERFSYGRSEEISWTGPDGERSDGILTYPAGYVAGRTYPLVLRIHGGPEASSTIGFNLLAQLFAARGYLVFQPNYRGSDNLGSAHEHAIYRDPGTGPGNDVMAGIAAIEKLGIVDTSRIAVTGHSYGGYMTTWLIGHEHLWKAAVVGDGMVDWLEEYNDSAAGNLAWTRDSLGGTPADPSSAPLYRSGSPITYAAQITTPTLIISGTADETVPATESYELYHALADRGVPVRFVAIPGAHHSPSDPVHIEGYDRVTLDWLERYL; encoded by the coding sequence ATGCTCGTGCTGGCGGCGGTCTTCCTGACGCTCGCGGATTTTCATCACTCGACTTCAATTCAGGACGCGCAAATCTCGCCCGACGGGCGCATCGTCGCCTACGTGCAAGGCGTCCCCGATTTCGCGACGGACAAGTACCAAGACGAACTCCTTGCGGTCTCCGTACTCGGCGGCGCGCCGCAGCGAATCGCATCGGGTCGCCCGATGCTTTCGTCGCCGCGCTGGTCGCCGGCTGGAACCACGATCGCGTACTTGGCAACGCCGAAGGGCGGAACGGCGCAAGTCTTTGTGATCGCTGCGCGCGGCGGAACGCCGTACCAGCTAACCCACGCAAAGAGTGACGTCGAGCAGTTTGCGTGGAGTCCCGACGGAGCACAGATTGCTTACGTAGCGCAAGACGTGGCGAACTCTGGATCGGGTGTCCGCGTTCAGAGTCTCTTTGACGTTCATAACGATGGCTACCTGACGTCCGAGCGACCGGAACCGTCGCACATTTGGTTGATTTCGGCGCGCGGAGGTACGCCGCGACGATTGACCGCAGGTTCGTGGAGCGTTCTCGAAGCCGCTCCGCCATTCGTCGGTGCGCCGACAGACCCGGCGTGGTCGTACGACGGCCGGTCGATCGTTTTTGCCAAACAGGCCGACGCGGACGACTCGGACAGCGATTTGAGCACCGTTGCGTCCGTCGACGTACGAACCGGCGCGATCGCAGCGCTGGGCTCCCATCCAAAGTACGAATACGAACCCGTAGCATCTGCGGATGCCGATGCCGTCGCCTATCTCTCGCCCGTAGGTCCAGGCCCGATCAGCAGACTCGGCGTTTTCGTGAGGCGCAACGGATCGCAGAGCGACGTAACGTCGGGCTTCGACGCCGACGTCGTGCAAGCGGTGTTCGTGCCGAAGAGCGACGCGCTGCTGATGCTTGCCCCGCGCGGTGCCATCATGGGGCTTTGGATTCAACGCCCCGGCAATCTGCCAGAGCGGATCGCTTTGGGAACGCTCGCGCCGTCCTCGTTCAGCGTCGCCCGAAATGGGACGATTGCATTCATCGCAAGCCGCAACGATCTGCCGTCGGAGGTCTACGTCACTTCAGTGCGCGGCGCTGCGCCGCGGCGCCTTACCTTCGCACAGCGCTATTTCGAACGTTTCAGCTACGGACGCAGCGAGGAGATTTCGTGGACGGGCCCAGACGGCGAGCGATCCGATGGAATTCTCACCTATCCAGCCGGCTACGTCGCCGGCCGAACCTACCCGCTGGTTTTGCGCATCCACGGCGGTCCGGAGGCCTCCTCGACGATCGGTTTCAATCTGCTGGCTCAGCTCTTTGCCGCGCGCGGCTATTTGGTTTTCCAACCAAACTATCGCGGGAGCGACAACCTCGGAAGCGCCCACGAGCACGCGATCTATCGCGATCCCGGCACGGGGCCCGGGAACGACGTCATGGCGGGAATCGCGGCCATCGAGAAGCTCGGGATCGTCGACACGTCGCGCATTGCGGTCACCGGACACTCCTACGGCGGCTATATGACGACGTGGCTCATCGGGCACGAGCATCTTTGGAAAGCGGCAGTCGTCGGCGACGGCATGGTCGACTGGCTCGAAGAGTATAACGATTCGGCAGCGGGCAATCTCGCCTGGACGCGGGACTCGCTGGGCGGCACGCCGGCCGACCCATCGAGCGCGCCGCTCTATCGCAGTGGGTCGCCGATTACGTACGCGGCGCAAATCACCACGCCGACGCTGATCATTTCGGGTACGGCCGACGAAACGGTCCCCGCAACCGAATCGTACGAACTCTATCACGCGCTCGCCGACCGCGGCGTACCGGTGCGATTCGTTGCGATTCCCGGCGCGCATCATTCTCCCAGCGATCCCGTTCACATCGAAGGCTACGATCGCGTAACCCTCGATTGGCTCGAGCGCTATCTCTAA
- a CDS encoding alpha/beta hydrolase: MPTFRASDGAGLAYEERGSRSPAMLFVHGWQGDGSLWRELIQALPADVRTLAVDLRGSGESREAAGPYTIERFCADLRELVESRGGGPVVVVGHSMGGTVALRFALDAPELTAGLVLVAPVPASGGGYSPKGEAYLRATAGDPAAAKAWLARTLTQPDRGITLERVCTAASRTDPSAALQSFDSWAHADFAEATRGIQAPVLVIAPEHDSPQVHQERVAALLPNVRYELLPNSAHYAIVENAQEIAALIAGFIVS; encoded by the coding sequence ATGCCGACGTTCCGAGCGAGTGACGGCGCCGGACTTGCATACGAGGAACGGGGCTCGCGGTCACCGGCGATGCTCTTCGTTCACGGTTGGCAGGGCGATGGAAGCCTCTGGCGCGAGCTGATCCAAGCGCTGCCGGCCGACGTTCGCACGCTCGCCGTCGACCTGCGCGGCAGCGGCGAGTCGCGCGAAGCAGCCGGGCCGTATACTATCGAACGCTTCTGCGCCGATCTGCGCGAGCTTGTCGAATCGCGTGGCGGTGGTCCGGTCGTGGTCGTGGGACATTCGATGGGTGGAACCGTCGCGTTACGATTCGCGCTCGATGCACCTGAGTTGACAGCCGGGCTCGTCCTCGTCGCGCCGGTGCCCGCGAGCGGCGGAGGGTATTCGCCCAAAGGCGAGGCGTATTTGCGAGCAACCGCCGGCGATCCGGCAGCAGCAAAGGCTTGGCTCGCGCGTACGCTCACTCAGCCCGATCGGGGAATCACGCTCGAACGCGTCTGCACCGCCGCCTCGCGAACGGATCCATCCGCCGCGCTGCAATCGTTCGACTCGTGGGCGCACGCCGATTTTGCCGAAGCGACGCGGGGAATTCAGGCGCCCGTGCTCGTCATCGCGCCCGAACACGATTCGCCGCAGGTTCATCAAGAACGCGTCGCCGCTCTGCTCCCCAACGTTCGCTACGAACTTCTGCCCAATTCTGCGCACTATGCCATTGTTGAAAACGCGCAAGAAATTGCAGCGCTAATCGCGGGATTTATCGTGTCATGA
- a CDS encoding glucosidase has translation MNAELRRLERGREKALWHRWGPYLSERQWGTVREDYSPDGTAWEYLPHDHARSRAYRWGEDGIAGICDRYQLLCFAVALWNGNDPILKERLFGLTGNEGNHGEDVKEYYFFLDALPSHAYMKMLYRYPQAAYPYSSLVAENRRRTKLDPEFELIDTGIFDGDRFFDVFVEYAKAAPDDILIRITVANRGPARAKLALLPTIWFRNVWSWKAGVTKPSLEEEPFETDIKLVRTSHETLGSFRLYCEEAEELLFTENETNAERLFNSANPSPYVKDGIDDYVVRARRDTVNPSKVGTKCAARYALDVAPGQTQVVRLRLCNHAPAEPFGDFEKIFQQRVDEADEFYRDLTPYPVGDDERLIQRQAMAGLLWSKQFYHYVIHDWLKGDPLQPPPPASRVYGRNSGWDQFYSDDVVAMPDTWEYPWFAAWDLAFHCIALSLVDPAFAKVQLSLLTREYYMHPNGQIPAYEWAFGDVNPPVQAWAAYRVFKMERKRTGHGDLFFLERVFQKLLLSFTWWVNRKDVGGRNVFQGGFLGLDNIGIFDRSAPLPGGGRLDQADGTSWMGVFTLNMLAIAIELAREMPVYEDIASKFFEHFLLIADAMNKIGGEEERGLWDDEDGFYYDYLHTDGKVIPLQIRSLVGLTPLLAVETFDGTIRQKLPNLANRIEWFVRNRPDLIENIAAINAGGVGIRRILSIVDRKRLERLLCRMLDESEFLSPHGIRSLSRKHGEAPYSLLLDGHEYRIDYEPAESTSGIFGGNSNWRGPVWFPINFLIIEALQKYHYFYGDDFKVEMPTGSGKLMTLWEVSMDLSHRLMKIFTRDRDGRRAVFGGNETFQRNPLWRDYVPFYEYFHGDNGAGLGASHQTGWTALVAKLIQQCGEYCGQEKHPFD, from the coding sequence ATGAACGCTGAGTTGCGGCGACTCGAGCGAGGACGCGAAAAGGCGCTCTGGCATCGCTGGGGGCCCTACTTGAGCGAGCGCCAGTGGGGAACCGTACGCGAAGATTACAGTCCTGACGGCACGGCGTGGGAGTATCTGCCGCACGATCACGCGCGGTCGCGCGCGTATCGCTGGGGCGAAGACGGCATCGCCGGCATCTGCGATCGTTATCAACTTCTCTGTTTTGCCGTTGCGCTCTGGAACGGCAACGATCCGATCCTCAAGGAACGGCTCTTCGGGCTGACCGGTAACGAGGGCAACCACGGCGAGGACGTCAAGGAGTATTACTTCTTTCTCGACGCGCTGCCGTCGCATGCATATATGAAGATGCTCTACCGTTATCCGCAGGCGGCGTATCCGTACTCGAGCCTCGTCGCGGAGAATCGCCGGCGAACGAAGCTCGATCCCGAGTTCGAGTTGATCGACACCGGCATTTTCGACGGCGACCGCTTCTTCGACGTTTTCGTCGAGTATGCAAAAGCCGCGCCCGACGATATTCTCATCCGGATCACCGTCGCCAACCGTGGACCGGCTCGCGCCAAGCTCGCCTTGCTTCCAACGATCTGGTTTCGAAACGTTTGGTCGTGGAAAGCCGGCGTCACCAAACCGTCGCTCGAGGAAGAGCCATTCGAGACCGACATCAAGCTCGTTCGAACGAGCCACGAAACCCTTGGATCTTTTCGTCTTTACTGCGAAGAGGCCGAAGAGCTGCTTTTCACCGAAAACGAGACGAACGCCGAGCGGCTCTTTAACTCGGCAAACCCATCGCCGTACGTCAAGGACGGCATCGACGATTACGTCGTCCGCGCACGCCGCGACACCGTCAACCCGAGCAAGGTGGGAACCAAATGTGCGGCCCGATACGCGCTCGACGTGGCTCCCGGACAAACGCAGGTCGTTCGCCTGCGGCTCTGCAACCACGCGCCCGCCGAACCGTTCGGCGATTTCGAAAAGATCTTCCAACAACGAGTCGACGAAGCCGATGAATTTTATCGCGACTTGACGCCGTATCCGGTCGGCGATGACGAGCGACTGATTCAGCGCCAGGCGATGGCGGGGCTGCTCTGGAGCAAGCAGTTCTACCACTACGTCATCCACGACTGGCTGAAAGGCGACCCTCTTCAGCCGCCTCCGCCGGCCTCACGGGTGTACGGACGTAACAGCGGCTGGGATCAGTTTTACAGCGACGACGTCGTGGCGATGCCCGATACTTGGGAGTACCCGTGGTTTGCCGCATGGGATTTGGCATTTCACTGCATCGCGCTCTCGCTCGTCGATCCAGCGTTCGCAAAAGTTCAACTCTCGCTGCTGACGCGCGAATACTACATGCATCCCAACGGTCAGATTCCCGCCTACGAATGGGCGTTCGGCGACGTCAATCCGCCGGTTCAGGCGTGGGCGGCCTATCGCGTCTTCAAAATGGAGCGCAAGCGAACCGGACACGGTGACCTCTTCTTCTTGGAACGGGTCTTTCAAAAGCTGCTGCTGAGTTTCACATGGTGGGTCAATCGCAAAGACGTTGGTGGGCGCAACGTTTTTCAGGGTGGATTTCTGGGTCTTGATAACATCGGCATCTTCGATCGCAGCGCACCGCTGCCCGGCGGCGGCCGCCTCGACCAAGCCGACGGCACGAGTTGGATGGGTGTCTTCACCCTCAACATGCTCGCCATCGCCATCGAGCTTGCGCGCGAAATGCCGGTGTACGAAGACATCGCATCAAAATTTTTCGAACACTTCCTCTTGATAGCGGACGCTATGAACAAGATCGGCGGAGAAGAGGAGCGCGGCCTTTGGGACGATGAGGACGGCTTCTACTACGATTACCTCCACACGGACGGCAAGGTTATTCCATTGCAAATTCGATCGTTGGTCGGGCTCACGCCACTCTTGGCGGTCGAAACCTTCGATGGAACGATACGCCAGAAGCTGCCGAATCTGGCGAATCGAATCGAGTGGTTCGTTCGCAACCGGCCCGATCTCATCGAAAATATCGCGGCGATCAACGCCGGCGGGGTCGGAATTCGCCGTATCCTCTCCATCGTCGATCGCAAGCGCCTGGAACGCCTGCTCTGCCGAATGCTCGATGAGTCCGAATTCCTCTCACCGCACGGCATACGGTCGCTCTCGCGCAAACACGGCGAAGCGCCATACTCGCTGCTACTGGATGGCCACGAGTATCGCATCGATTACGAGCCGGCTGAGTCGACCAGCGGCATTTTCGGCGGCAATTCGAATTGGCGCGGGCCGGTTTGGTTTCCGATCAATTTCCTCATCATCGAGGCGCTGCAAAAGTACCATTACTTTTACGGTGACGATTTCAAGGTTGAGATGCCGACCGGTTCGGGAAAGCTCATGACACTCTGGGAAGTCTCGATGGATCTCTCGCATCGCCTGATGAAGATTTTCACGCGCGACCGGGACGGCCGCCGCGCTGTTTTCGGCGGCAACGAAACTTTTCAGCGAAATCCGCTCTGGCGCGACTACGTGCCGTTCTACGAGTACTTTCACGGCGACAACGGTGCGGGGCTCGGTGCAAGTCATCAAACCGGATGGACGGCGCTGGTAGCGAAGCTCATTCAGCAATGCGGCGAATATTGCGGGCAAGAAAAACATCCGTTTGACTAA
- a CDS encoding glycogen debranching enzyme family protein, which yields MTNGSEVAFGRSICGCLAAAERREWLLTNGLGGFASGTIAGTLTRRYHGLLVAALQPPLERTLLVAKLDETVTYRDVGYALATNRWNDDYVMPCGYQLIERFYLEGTTPVWRYALADALVEKRIWMEAGRNTTFVRYQLLRAEEPVVLQLRAFVNYRDFHGNTHAGDWHINVTNCSTGVRVEAYAGAQPFYLFTDSGDATVENVWYRNFVLVEESRRGLDDRDDHLAAASFERTLATGESVTIAAGVEELSLPISSSAPVPAKNRSGDMEPWWVDQLKLAAEQFIVARPTADQPEGRTIIAGYHWFGDWGRDTMIALPGLTLATGRYEIARQILQSFAPFVQGGMLPNFFPEAGATPEYNTADAALWYVEAAAAYFEATHDTATLRMLWPSLRNVVTSYRDGTRYDIHMDGNDGLIVASAPGVQLTWMDAKVGDWVVTPRMGKPVEIASLWYNALRRMAAMAEASGEPPEEYLALASRTYNGIARFWNDRSKHCYDVLDGPDGSDATLRPNQIFAVSLPHSALSTARQRAVVDACAAQLLTTNGLRTLAPSDERFVPVYDGSPRARDSAYHQGTVWPWLLGPFAIAYARAYSDRERARSFLVPLADQLLDYGLGTISELADGTPPFTPRGAIAQAWSVAEFLRAWNYLRDEV from the coding sequence TTGACTAACGGCTCCGAAGTCGCGTTCGGGCGTTCGATTTGCGGATGCCTCGCTGCAGCGGAGCGGCGGGAGTGGCTCCTGACCAACGGCTTGGGCGGCTTTGCTTCGGGCACGATCGCCGGAACGTTGACGCGCCGTTATCACGGTCTGCTGGTCGCCGCCCTACAACCTCCGCTCGAGCGCACCTTGCTCGTAGCCAAGCTCGACGAAACGGTAACGTATCGGGATGTCGGTTATGCGCTTGCGACCAATCGCTGGAACGACGACTACGTTATGCCATGCGGATATCAGCTGATCGAGCGATTTTATCTCGAGGGCACAACGCCGGTATGGCGGTACGCCCTCGCCGATGCGCTGGTGGAAAAGCGGATTTGGATGGAGGCGGGCCGCAATACGACCTTCGTTCGCTATCAGTTGCTCCGGGCGGAGGAGCCGGTGGTGCTGCAGCTGCGCGCCTTCGTGAACTACCGCGACTTTCATGGCAACACCCATGCCGGCGACTGGCATATAAACGTAACCAACTGCTCGACCGGCGTACGAGTCGAAGCGTACGCGGGCGCACAACCTTTTTATCTTTTCACCGATTCCGGCGACGCCACGGTCGAAAACGTTTGGTATCGCAATTTCGTCTTGGTCGAGGAGTCGCGGCGAGGCCTCGACGATCGTGACGATCATCTCGCCGCTGCAAGTTTTGAGCGGACGCTTGCAACCGGCGAGAGCGTCACCATTGCCGCCGGGGTCGAGGAATTGTCGCTTCCCATTAGTTCGAGCGCCCCGGTTCCAGCAAAGAACCGTAGCGGCGATATGGAGCCGTGGTGGGTCGACCAGCTCAAGCTCGCAGCCGAGCAGTTCATCGTCGCGCGACCGACTGCCGACCAGCCCGAGGGCCGCACGATTATCGCGGGATATCATTGGTTCGGCGATTGGGGCCGCGACACGATGATTGCCTTGCCGGGCTTGACGTTGGCAACCGGGCGTTACGAAATTGCGCGGCAAATTTTACAGAGCTTTGCGCCGTTCGTTCAGGGGGGCATGCTTCCGAACTTCTTTCCGGAAGCCGGTGCGACGCCGGAATACAACACCGCGGACGCCGCGCTGTGGTACGTCGAAGCTGCGGCGGCGTACTTTGAAGCCACGCACGACACGGCCACCCTTCGAATGCTCTGGCCGTCGCTGCGAAACGTCGTCACAAGTTATCGCGACGGAACGCGCTACGACATCCATATGGACGGCAACGACGGCCTGATCGTCGCCAGCGCGCCCGGCGTGCAGCTCACGTGGATGGACGCAAAGGTCGGCGATTGGGTCGTAACGCCGCGGATGGGTAAGCCTGTCGAAATCGCATCGCTTTGGTATAACGCGCTACGGCGGATGGCAGCGATGGCTGAAGCGTCTGGCGAGCCCCCCGAAGAGTACCTCGCGCTCGCGAGCCGAACCTACAACGGCATCGCTCGCTTTTGGAATGATCGCAGCAAGCATTGTTATGACGTCCTCGACGGACCGGATGGAAGCGATGCGACTCTGCGGCCAAATCAGATTTTCGCGGTTTCGTTGCCGCATTCTGCCCTTTCTACCGCGCGTCAGCGCGCTGTCGTGGACGCATGCGCCGCACAACTGCTGACGACCAACGGGCTGCGAACATTGGCACCATCCGACGAACGCTTTGTCCCGGTCTACGACGGATCGCCTCGCGCTCGGGACAGCGCTTACCATCAAGGAACGGTCTGGCCGTGGCTCCTCGGTCCGTTCGCTATCGCTTATGCGCGTGCGTACTCCGATCGGGAGCGCGCGCGATCGTTCTTGGTGCCGCTGGCCGATCAACTGCTCGATTACGGGCTTGGCACGATCTCCGAGCTCGCAGACGGAACGCCGCCCTTTACGCCGCGCGGTGCGATCGCGCAGGCGTGGTCGGTCGCCGAGTTTCTGCGCGCTTGGAATTACCTGCGCGACGAAGTATAG
- the glgB gene encoding 1,4-alpha-glucan branching protein GlgB: MHVESGATVIRASLPQASRAFVKSRDGSRRFEMQRTNDDGTFEVRLPDGHGLFDYTFLVEGAGGAAELEDPYRFGPILGDLDAYLIAEGTHWRLWDVLGSHCRIIEGTSGVVFAVWAPNAQRVSVVGDFNAWDGRRHPMRKRIECGVWEIFVPGAVEGARYKYEIRGANGELLPLKADPLARYAELRPATASIVWRDSPAEWRDERWMSARHRRNRRDAAISIYEVQLGSWKRHDDGRVMSYREIADQLLPYVREMGFTHVELLPITEYPFDGSWGYQPTGMFAPTSRYGTPDDFRAFIERAHSLDLGVVLDWVPGHFPNDPHGLALFDGTHLYEHSDPRRGFAPDWHTLIYNYDRREVANFLIASALCWQRDFHVDAVRVDAVASMLYLDYSRKSGEWVPNAAGGNENVEAIEFIRRLNTALYAGDDGSVTIAEESTAWPMVSAPVSAGGLGFGYKWNMGWMHDTLRYFAFDPVYRRYHQDDLTFGLVYAYSENYVLPLSHDEVVHGKGSLLGKMPGDRWQRFANLRLLLALMFTHPGKKLLFMGDELAVDGEWNHDAGLDWDVLNDPAHAGVQRLVRDCNRLYRTTRALFELDAEISGFEWIDFSDAAQSVLAFARKAPDGAHVLVAFNGTPVVHYDYRIGTPRAGFYKEALNTDSEFYGGSNVGNYGALETQAIASHGRPQSLALTLPPLAAVVLSFVPNDAI; this comes from the coding sequence ATGCACGTCGAAAGCGGCGCAACCGTTATCCGCGCATCGCTGCCACAGGCATCTCGCGCATTCGTGAAGTCGCGCGACGGCTCGCGCCGCTTCGAGATGCAGCGCACCAACGACGATGGTACTTTCGAGGTCCGTTTGCCCGACGGGCACGGGCTTTTCGATTACACTTTCCTCGTTGAAGGAGCGGGCGGCGCTGCCGAGCTGGAGGACCCCTATCGCTTCGGTCCGATTCTCGGGGACCTCGACGCGTATCTGATCGCTGAGGGGACTCATTGGCGGCTTTGGGACGTGCTCGGCTCGCATTGCCGGATCATCGAAGGTACGAGCGGCGTCGTTTTTGCCGTCTGGGCGCCCAACGCGCAGCGCGTGAGCGTCGTCGGAGATTTCAACGCTTGGGATGGCCGGCGCCATCCGATGCGCAAGCGCATCGAGTGCGGCGTCTGGGAAATCTTCGTGCCCGGCGCGGTCGAAGGCGCGCGTTACAAATATGAAATCCGCGGGGCGAACGGAGAACTCTTACCGCTCAAAGCCGATCCCCTGGCGCGATATGCCGAACTTCGTCCCGCTACTGCTTCCATCGTTTGGCGCGATAGCCCGGCCGAGTGGCGAGACGAACGATGGATGTCCGCTCGCCATCGACGCAACAGGCGCGACGCTGCGATTTCGATCTACGAAGTTCAGCTCGGGTCGTGGAAGCGCCACGACGATGGCCGCGTGATGAGCTATCGCGAGATCGCCGACCAACTCTTGCCGTACGTGCGCGAGATGGGTTTTACGCACGTCGAGCTGCTGCCGATTACCGAGTATCCCTTCGACGGATCGTGGGGATATCAACCGACAGGAATGTTCGCGCCGACGAGCCGCTACGGCACTCCGGACGACTTCCGCGCCTTTATCGAACGCGCACATTCGCTCGATCTCGGTGTCGTCTTGGATTGGGTTCCCGGCCACTTTCCCAACGATCCGCACGGACTGGCGCTTTTCGACGGTACGCACTTGTACGAGCACAGCGATCCGCGCCGCGGCTTCGCCCCCGACTGGCATACCCTCATTTACAACTACGACCGGCGCGAAGTCGCGAACTTCTTGATCGCGAGCGCACTCTGCTGGCAGCGCGATTTTCACGTCGATGCCGTACGGGTCGATGCGGTTGCCTCGATGCTCTATCTCGATTACAGCCGCAAGTCGGGCGAGTGGGTGCCCAATGCCGCCGGCGGAAATGAGAATGTCGAGGCCATCGAATTTATTCGCCGGCTCAATACGGCGCTCTACGCGGGGGACGACGGGTCGGTGACGATCGCCGAGGAATCGACGGCGTGGCCGATGGTTTCGGCCCCGGTGAGCGCAGGCGGCCTTGGCTTCGGCTATAAGTGGAACATGGGATGGATGCACGATACGCTGCGATACTTCGCCTTCGATCCGGTCTATCGCCGATATCACCAAGACGACCTGACGTTCGGATTGGTTTACGCTTACAGCGAGAACTACGTCTTGCCCCTCTCGCACGACGAGGTCGTGCATGGCAAAGGCTCGCTGCTCGGCAAGATGCCGGGAGACCGCTGGCAACGGTTTGCGAACCTGCGTCTGCTGCTCGCGCTCATGTTCACGCACCCAGGAAAGAAACTGCTCTTCATGGGTGACGAATTGGCCGTCGATGGCGAATGGAATCACGATGCGGGCTTGGACTGGGACGTGCTGAACGACCCCGCGCACGCCGGCGTCCAGCGCCTCGTGCGCGATTGCAATCGGCTCTATCGCACAACACGCGCGCTCTTCGAGCTCGATGCCGAGATATCAGGGTTCGAATGGATCGACTTTTCCGATGCCGCGCAGAGCGTTTTGGCCTTTGCGCGAAAGGCGCCGGATGGCGCGCACGTGCTCGTTGCCTTCAATGGAACGCCGGTCGTTCACTACGATTATCGAATCGGAACGCCGCGCGCCGGATTCTATAAAGAAGCGCTCAATACCGACTCGGAGTTCTACGGCGGCAGTAACGTCGGGAACTACGGCGCGTTGGAAACGCAGGCAATCGCCTCGCACGGCCGACCGCAATCGCTAGCCCTGACCTTGCCGCCCTTGGCGGCCGTCGTCCTGTCGTTCGTCCCCAACGACGCGATATGA